The Fundulus heteroclitus isolate FHET01 unplaced genomic scaffold, MU-UCD_Fhet_4.1 scaffold_44, whole genome shotgun sequence genome includes a region encoding these proteins:
- the LOC105922501 gene encoding gastrula zinc finger protein XlCGF57.1 isoform X2, whose amino-acid sequence MWRQQVKQRLDAAEEQRHHILDAAFSPQHLLHTSDVQQMLLVKEEAPEEQSPGEDQSDLELLHIKEEQEELWSSQQGDQPSVKEETDPSGSPVIAVLIKREDGEEKPLFSELHQTDNRDVATSSSAEQMKAEPDEEEDYGGVESSREPDLNTPGDATNSSETEVSEDEEMDCPDSGSETEDNENERKESRTPESGGQAIKSLSCSECGQQLNLRSFQSRTAAHSAVRCPSCSFSKDGLRDDVNMDPQREVQTDLNCFNCADCGKSFNRKNHLKVHMRIHTVEKTFVCDVCRQTFSQKTHLNRHVKIHTGEKPFGCAVCGQTFSRKSHLNRHGKIHTGEKPFGCDVCGQRFHEKAYLDRHVKIHSGEKPFSCDVCGQRFSRKAHLERHMGSHAEEKPFGCDVCGQRFTHKSALNRHMIIHTGEKPFSCDVCGQRFNQKSVLMTHVRIHTGDKPYACDFCGLRFNQKSNLNSHIKIHTGYRPFSCDVCGQKFNRKGNLNMHMRIHAAGKNV is encoded by the exons ATGTGGAGACAGCAGGTCAAGCAGCGActggatgcagcagaggagcagagaCACCACATCCTGGATGCTGCTTTCAGCCCCCAACATCTGCTGCACACATCAG atgttcagcagatGCTGCtggttaaagaagaggctcctgaagaacagagtcctggtGAGGACCAGAGTGACCTGGAGCttctccacataaaggaggagcaggaggaactctggagcagTCAGCAGGGAGATCAGCCCagtgtgaaggaggagactgatccCTCTGGCTCTCCAGTCATTGCTGTTCTCATCAAGAGGGAAGATGGTGAAGAGAAACCTCTGTTCTCTGAACTTCACCAAACAGACAACAGAGACGTTGCAACCAGCAGCTCAGCTGAGCAGATGAAAGCAGAACCTGATGAAGAAGAAGACTATGGAGGAGTAGAATCCAGCAGAGAGCCAGATCTAAACACTCCTGGAGATGCCACCAACTCTTCAGAGACGGAGGTCAGTGAAGATGAGGAGATGGACTGTCCTGACTCTGGGTCTGAAACTGAAGACAATGAGAATGAGAGGAAGGAGAGCAGGACTCCTGAATCAGGTGGACAGGCGATTAAATCTCTGAGCTGTTCTGAATGTGGTCAACAACTTAACCTTCGCTCCTTTCAGAGTCGCACGGCGGCTCATTCAGCGGTAAGATGCCCGAGCTGTTCGTTCAGTAAGGACGGGCTCAGAGACGATGTAAATATGGACCCGCAGAGGGAAGTCCAGACAGATCTGAACTGCTTCAATTGTGCTGACTGTGGTAAAAGTTTTAACCGGAAAAATcacctaaaggttcacatgagGATCCACACAGtggagaaaacctttgtttgtgACGTGTGCAGACAAACGTTCAGCCAAAAAACCCATTTAAACAGACACGTGAAGATCCACACGGGGGAGAAACCATTTGGCTGTGCAGTCTGTGGACAAACATTCAGCAGGAAGTCTCATTTAAACCGACACGGGAAAATTCACACAGGGGAGAAACCGTTTGGCTGCGATGTCTGTGGACAAAGATTTCATGAAAAGGCCTATTTAGACCGTCACGTCAAAATCCACTCAGGAGAAAAGCCGTTTTCTTGTGATGtctgtggacaaagatttagtcgTAAGGCCCATTTAGAGCGGCACATGGGTAGCCACGCAGAGGAGAAACCATTTGGCTGTGACGTTTGTGGGCAAAGATTTACCCACAAGtcagctttaaacagacacatgattATTCACACCGGAGAGAAACCATTTAGCTGTGATGTTTGTGGACAGAGATTTAACCAAAAGTCCGTTTTAATGACGCAtgtgagaatccacacaggagacaAACCCTATGCCTGTGACTTCTGTGGACTAAGATTTAACCAAAAGTCAAACTTAAACAGTCACATTAAAATCCACACAGGATACAGACCGTTCAGTTGTGACGTTTGTGGGCAAAAATTTAACCGAAAGGGAAATTTAAACATGCACATGAGAATCCATGCAGCGGGGAAAAATGTTTAG
- the zgc:113149 gene encoding myb-related transcription factor, partner of profilin isoform X1, translating to MGSPEPTAMKGPGAGEVTWGEDDEEFLPAGVKEACKSKPRFSYTEVKMLLDEVKKNRHILLKKFNRGVSVDTKKQKWAEITAQINGLGMNQREIRQIMKKWADLKCDGKRRLLALRGPNGSGLKKKRLGPVERMVHRILLMSPKRDGDSDSDQDMSPRSFLQKGPRLNTPPCSYLSRNQNSESNRDAFSFDASPLSSPEKDADERIGSSSELDQADEAPYSQELLDRHRLRPVHTYSRTHQNQNHTQNSSLFPRAASSSSSFPFDASSSSSAAPHPSSGGASSTPSLLLAPSSSTSAPSAQAPPPAANSSSSIPPPPSSSSSHPPLLLPPGSPLRPQVPVAQLASHSLQQQRAGRVLLASVSQSLEVLAQSVQLLVESQQEFVQESLQLQRETVEVLRDFSNTALRMLRDKTSGGQLLSRHQAPPPPPAYHLHPTSRF from the exons ATGGGTTCTCCAGAACCGACGGCGATGAAAGGGCCCGGCGCTGGGGAGGTCACATGGGGCGAAGACGACGAAGAGTTTCTGCCGGCCGGCGTGAAGGAAGCCTGCAAATCCAAACCCAGGTTCTCCTACACCGAGGTCAAGATGCTGCTGGACGAGGTGAAGAAGAACCGGCACATCCTCCTCA AGAAGTTTAACCGCGGCGTGTCGGTGGACACCAAGAAGCAGAAGTGGGCGGAGATCACGGCTCAGATCAACGGTCTGGGGATGAACCAGAGAGAG ATTCGTCAGATCATGAAGAAATGGGCCGACCTGAAATGTGACGGCAAGCGGCGTCTTCTGGCCCTGCGGGGCCCCAACGGCTCGGGCCTCAAGAAGAAGAGACTGGGCCCGGTGGAGAGGATGGTCCACCGCATCCTGCTCATGAGTCCCAAGAGAG ATGGCGACAGCGACAGCGATCAGGACATGAGTCCACGGTCTTTCCTCCAGAAAGGCCCCCGGCTGAACACGCCCCCCTGCTCTTACCTGAGCCGGAACCAGAACTCTGAGTCCAACCGGGACGCTTTCTCCTTCGACGCGTCGCCTCTGTCCTCGCCAGAGAAAGACGCCG ACGAGCGGATCGGTTCCTCCTCTGAGTTGGACCAGGCTGATGAAG CTCCCTACAGCCAGGAGCTTCTGGACAGGCACCGCCTCAGGCCTGTGCACACGTACTCTCggacccatcagaaccagaaccacacacagaaCTCCTCCCTCTTCCCTCGTGcagcctcttcctcctccagcttccctttcgacgcctcctcctcctcctccgcggCGCCTCACCCTTCCTCCGGAGGCGCCAGCTCGACTCCTTCGTTGCTCCTCgctccttcctcctccacaTCAGCGCCGAGCGCCCAGGCTCCTCCCCCCGCAGCTAACTCCTCTTCCTCTATccctcctcccccctcctcctcctcctcccacccGCCGCTGCTCCTCCCTCCCGGCTCCCCGCTGCGGCCCCAGGTCCCCGTGGCCCAGCTGGCCTCCCacagcctgcagcagcagcgggCGGGCCGCGTGCTCCTGGCCTCCGTCTCCCAGTCCCTGGAGGTTCTGGCCCAGTCGGTGCAGCTCCTGGTGGAGAGCCAGCAGGAGTTCGTCCAGGAGtctctgcagctgcagcggGAGACGGTGGAGGTCCTCAGGGACTTCTCCAACACGGCGCTCCGGATGCTGAGGGACAAAACCAGCGGCGGCCAGCTGCTGTCCCGCCATCAGGCTCCGCCTCCTCCGCCCGCGTACCACCTCCACCCGACCTCGCGGTTCTGA
- the zgc:113149 gene encoding myb-related transcription factor, partner of profilin isoform X2, translating into MGSPEPTAMKGPGAGEVTWGEDDEEFLPAGVKEACKSKPRFSYTEVKMLLDEVKKNRHILLKKFNRGVSVDTKKQKWAEITAQINGLGMNQREIRQIMKKWADLKCDGKRRLLALRGPNGSGLKKKRLGPVERMVHRILLMSPKRDERIGSSSELDQADEAPYSQELLDRHRLRPVHTYSRTHQNQNHTQNSSLFPRAASSSSSFPFDASSSSSAAPHPSSGGASSTPSLLLAPSSSTSAPSAQAPPPAANSSSSIPPPPSSSSSHPPLLLPPGSPLRPQVPVAQLASHSLQQQRAGRVLLASVSQSLEVLAQSVQLLVESQQEFVQESLQLQRETVEVLRDFSNTALRMLRDKTSGGQLLSRHQAPPPPPAYHLHPTSRF; encoded by the exons ATGGGTTCTCCAGAACCGACGGCGATGAAAGGGCCCGGCGCTGGGGAGGTCACATGGGGCGAAGACGACGAAGAGTTTCTGCCGGCCGGCGTGAAGGAAGCCTGCAAATCCAAACCCAGGTTCTCCTACACCGAGGTCAAGATGCTGCTGGACGAGGTGAAGAAGAACCGGCACATCCTCCTCA AGAAGTTTAACCGCGGCGTGTCGGTGGACACCAAGAAGCAGAAGTGGGCGGAGATCACGGCTCAGATCAACGGTCTGGGGATGAACCAGAGAGAG ATTCGTCAGATCATGAAGAAATGGGCCGACCTGAAATGTGACGGCAAGCGGCGTCTTCTGGCCCTGCGGGGCCCCAACGGCTCGGGCCTCAAGAAGAAGAGACTGGGCCCGGTGGAGAGGATGGTCCACCGCATCCTGCTCATGAGTCCCAAGAGAG ACGAGCGGATCGGTTCCTCCTCTGAGTTGGACCAGGCTGATGAAG CTCCCTACAGCCAGGAGCTTCTGGACAGGCACCGCCTCAGGCCTGTGCACACGTACTCTCggacccatcagaaccagaaccacacacagaaCTCCTCCCTCTTCCCTCGTGcagcctcttcctcctccagcttccctttcgacgcctcctcctcctcctccgcggCGCCTCACCCTTCCTCCGGAGGCGCCAGCTCGACTCCTTCGTTGCTCCTCgctccttcctcctccacaTCAGCGCCGAGCGCCCAGGCTCCTCCCCCCGCAGCTAACTCCTCTTCCTCTATccctcctcccccctcctcctcctcctcccacccGCCGCTGCTCCTCCCTCCCGGCTCCCCGCTGCGGCCCCAGGTCCCCGTGGCCCAGCTGGCCTCCCacagcctgcagcagcagcgggCGGGCCGCGTGCTCCTGGCCTCCGTCTCCCAGTCCCTGGAGGTTCTGGCCCAGTCGGTGCAGCTCCTGGTGGAGAGCCAGCAGGAGTTCGTCCAGGAGtctctgcagctgcagcggGAGACGGTGGAGGTCCTCAGGGACTTCTCCAACACGGCGCTCCGGATGCTGAGGGACAAAACCAGCGGCGGCCAGCTGCTGTCCCGCCATCAGGCTCCGCCTCCTCCGCCCGCGTACCACCTCCACCCGACCTCGCGGTTCTGA
- the LOC105922501 gene encoding gastrula zinc finger protein XlCGF57.1 isoform X1 codes for MWRQQVKQRLDAAEEQRHHILDAAFSPQHLLHTSELPADVQQMLLVKEEAPEEQSPGEDQSDLELLHIKEEQEELWSSQQGDQPSVKEETDPSGSPVIAVLIKREDGEEKPLFSELHQTDNRDVATSSSAEQMKAEPDEEEDYGGVESSREPDLNTPGDATNSSETEVSEDEEMDCPDSGSETEDNENERKESRTPESGGQAIKSLSCSECGQQLNLRSFQSRTAAHSAVRCPSCSFSKDGLRDDVNMDPQREVQTDLNCFNCADCGKSFNRKNHLKVHMRIHTVEKTFVCDVCRQTFSQKTHLNRHVKIHTGEKPFGCAVCGQTFSRKSHLNRHGKIHTGEKPFGCDVCGQRFHEKAYLDRHVKIHSGEKPFSCDVCGQRFSRKAHLERHMGSHAEEKPFGCDVCGQRFTHKSALNRHMIIHTGEKPFSCDVCGQRFNQKSVLMTHVRIHTGDKPYACDFCGLRFNQKSNLNSHIKIHTGYRPFSCDVCGQKFNRKGNLNMHMRIHAAGKNV; via the exons ATGTGGAGACAGCAGGTCAAGCAGCGActggatgcagcagaggagcagagaCACCACATCCTGGATGCTGCTTTCAGCCCCCAACATCTGCTGCACACATCAG AGCTGcctgcagatgttcagcagatGCTGCtggttaaagaagaggctcctgaagaacagagtcctggtGAGGACCAGAGTGACCTGGAGCttctccacataaaggaggagcaggaggaactctggagcagTCAGCAGGGAGATCAGCCCagtgtgaaggaggagactgatccCTCTGGCTCTCCAGTCATTGCTGTTCTCATCAAGAGGGAAGATGGTGAAGAGAAACCTCTGTTCTCTGAACTTCACCAAACAGACAACAGAGACGTTGCAACCAGCAGCTCAGCTGAGCAGATGAAAGCAGAACCTGATGAAGAAGAAGACTATGGAGGAGTAGAATCCAGCAGAGAGCCAGATCTAAACACTCCTGGAGATGCCACCAACTCTTCAGAGACGGAGGTCAGTGAAGATGAGGAGATGGACTGTCCTGACTCTGGGTCTGAAACTGAAGACAATGAGAATGAGAGGAAGGAGAGCAGGACTCCTGAATCAGGTGGACAGGCGATTAAATCTCTGAGCTGTTCTGAATGTGGTCAACAACTTAACCTTCGCTCCTTTCAGAGTCGCACGGCGGCTCATTCAGCGGTAAGATGCCCGAGCTGTTCGTTCAGTAAGGACGGGCTCAGAGACGATGTAAATATGGACCCGCAGAGGGAAGTCCAGACAGATCTGAACTGCTTCAATTGTGCTGACTGTGGTAAAAGTTTTAACCGGAAAAATcacctaaaggttcacatgagGATCCACACAGtggagaaaacctttgtttgtgACGTGTGCAGACAAACGTTCAGCCAAAAAACCCATTTAAACAGACACGTGAAGATCCACACGGGGGAGAAACCATTTGGCTGTGCAGTCTGTGGACAAACATTCAGCAGGAAGTCTCATTTAAACCGACACGGGAAAATTCACACAGGGGAGAAACCGTTTGGCTGCGATGTCTGTGGACAAAGATTTCATGAAAAGGCCTATTTAGACCGTCACGTCAAAATCCACTCAGGAGAAAAGCCGTTTTCTTGTGATGtctgtggacaaagatttagtcgTAAGGCCCATTTAGAGCGGCACATGGGTAGCCACGCAGAGGAGAAACCATTTGGCTGTGACGTTTGTGGGCAAAGATTTACCCACAAGtcagctttaaacagacacatgattATTCACACCGGAGAGAAACCATTTAGCTGTGATGTTTGTGGACAGAGATTTAACCAAAAGTCCGTTTTAATGACGCAtgtgagaatccacacaggagacaAACCCTATGCCTGTGACTTCTGTGGACTAAGATTTAACCAAAAGTCAAACTTAAACAGTCACATTAAAATCCACACAGGATACAGACCGTTCAGTTGTGACGTTTGTGGGCAAAAATTTAACCGAAAGGGAAATTTAAACATGCACATGAGAATCCATGCAGCGGGGAAAAATGTTTAG